A single Tenacibaculum sp. 190524A02b DNA region contains:
- a CDS encoding S28 family serine protease: MKYLSNTLAFFLLVAVSFSCKTSKEEKKPQSFKTQLQALFPDATIDSIKTKDHFTEAYKVVLNQHLNPKNPAEGTFKHHMYVSHTDYTKPTVLITDGYGSYNRTTELSKIFKGNQVIVEYRMYGKSRPDSIPWKYLTNDNAIEDYHGIVTKLKTLYKGKWLSSGISKGGETTLIYKSKYPNDVDVAVPYVAPLINGTEDQRTTDLINSVGTKECRDLIKTLQRRVLENRTEALEAFNEIATKNKLSFTKVPHEEALEYTVLEFPFSFWQWGGGACDKLPSSDASVKDIVAYFHKDVGIGFYSDKGYHKYLPSFYQHMKELGYYGFDFEPVKDLLKVVKSTSNKRFAPEGVDLTYNPNYIAKVRDFVENKGNKIIYIYGAYDPWGACAPTPKPEVDALKMVLEKADHSTRIKHFSKEDQDKVYAKLQTWLGQETTIYKLYNN; the protein is encoded by the coding sequence ATGAAATATTTATCAAATACGCTAGCATTTTTTCTTCTAGTAGCGGTTAGTTTTTCTTGTAAAACTTCCAAAGAAGAAAAAAAGCCTCAAAGTTTTAAAACACAGTTGCAAGCTCTGTTTCCAGACGCAACTATTGACTCTATAAAAACTAAAGATCATTTTACTGAAGCTTATAAAGTTGTTTTAAATCAACATTTAAATCCTAAAAACCCTGCTGAAGGTACTTTTAAGCATCATATGTATGTATCACATACAGACTACACTAAACCAACTGTATTAATTACTGATGGATATGGATCTTACAACAGAACTACTGAATTAAGTAAGATTTTTAAAGGAAATCAAGTAATTGTAGAATATAGAATGTATGGTAAGTCTAGACCCGATTCTATTCCTTGGAAATATTTAACTAATGATAATGCTATTGAAGATTATCATGGTATTGTTACTAAGTTAAAAACATTATACAAAGGAAAATGGCTTTCTTCAGGAATTAGTAAAGGAGGAGAAACTACTTTAATTTATAAATCTAAATATCCAAATGATGTAGATGTAGCAGTTCCTTATGTAGCTCCATTGATTAACGGAACCGAAGATCAACGAACTACAGACTTGATTAATTCTGTTGGAACTAAAGAGTGTAGAGATTTAATCAAAACTTTACAAAGAAGAGTTTTAGAAAATAGAACAGAAGCTTTAGAAGCTTTTAATGAAATTGCAACGAAAAACAAATTAAGTTTTACAAAAGTGCCTCATGAAGAAGCTCTAGAATATACGGTATTGGAATTCCCTTTCTCTTTTTGGCAATGGGGTGGCGGTGCTTGTGATAAGTTACCTAGTTCAGATGCTTCTGTAAAAGATATTGTAGCTTATTTTCATAAAGATGTTGGTATTGGTTTTTATAGTGATAAAGGCTATCATAAATACTTACCTTCTTTTTACCAACACATGAAAGAATTAGGTTATTATGGTTTTGATTTTGAGCCTGTGAAAGATTTATTAAAAGTGGTTAAAAGTACTTCTAATAAACGTTTTGCTCCAGAAGGCGTAGATTTAACTTATAATCCTAATTATATTGCTAAGGTTAGAGATTTTGTTGAAAATAAAGGTAATAAGATTATATACATATACGGTGCTTATGATCCTTGGGGTGCTTGTGCTCCAACTCCTAAACCTGAAGTAGATGCTTTAAAAATGGTATTAGAGAAAGCTGATCATTCAACAAGAATTAAACATTTTTCTAAAGAAGATCAAGATAAAGTATATGCTAAATTACAAACTTGGTTAGGGCAAGAAACAACAATTTATAAATTATACAATAATTAA
- a CDS encoding ornithine cyclodeaminase family protein — protein sequence MNKISQISDTFIEENTVFLELINELHTTFSANDVIVPMRHHHDFPNPEVNADSTLLLMPAWSPSKSAGVKIVTVSPENAQFDLPSINGTYLYLDAVKGTIKAILEAKSLTAKRTAAASALASSFLSRKDASSLLMIGTGALSTNLIKAHASVRPIKEVFVWGRNLDKAKVICEVLKEESFTIIPIEKIEDKISEVDIISSATLSPTPLVFGKYLKEGQHLDLVGAYRKDTREADDEAVQKSSVYIDTYQGGLKEGGDIVIPLKTGVLKEDEVQADLFELCSGKKSGRKSDNEITFFKSVGHALEDLTAANYYYKKFTNE from the coding sequence ATGAATAAAATTAGCCAGATATCCGATACGTTTATTGAGGAAAACACAGTGTTTTTAGAATTAATTAACGAACTACACACTACATTTTCCGCTAACGATGTAATAGTGCCTATGCGTCATCATCATGATTTTCCTAACCCAGAAGTAAATGCAGATTCTACTTTATTACTAATGCCAGCATGGAGTCCAAGTAAAAGTGCAGGGGTTAAAATAGTAACAGTGAGCCCAGAAAACGCTCAGTTTGATTTGCCATCAATTAATGGAACCTATTTATATTTAGATGCCGTAAAGGGAACTATTAAAGCTATTTTAGAAGCTAAAAGTTTAACAGCAAAAAGAACTGCTGCTGCATCTGCATTGGCTTCTTCTTTTTTGTCAAGAAAAGATGCAAGTAGTTTGTTAATGATTGGTACAGGAGCGTTATCAACAAACCTAATCAAAGCACATGCTTCGGTAAGACCTATAAAAGAAGTGTTTGTTTGGGGACGTAATTTAGACAAAGCTAAAGTCATATGTGAAGTTTTAAAAGAAGAATCGTTTACGATAATTCCCATAGAAAAAATAGAAGATAAAATATCAGAAGTAGATATTATTTCTAGTGCAACTTTATCACCAACGCCATTAGTATTTGGAAAGTATTTAAAAGAAGGACAACATTTAGATTTAGTTGGAGCTTACAGAAAAGATACTAGAGAGGCTGATGATGAAGCAGTTCAAAAATCATCAGTATATATTGATACTTATCAAGGAGGATTAAAAGAAGGAGGAGATATTGTAATTCCTTTAAAAACCGGAGTATTAAAAGAAGATGAGGTACAAGCAGATTTATTTGAATTATGTTCGGGTAAAAAGTCAGGAAGAAAATCTGATAATGAAATTACATTCTTTAAATCTGTAGGACATGCTTTGGAAGATTTAACAGCGGCTAACTATTACTATAAAAAATTCACGAATGAGTAA
- a CDS encoding proline racemase family protein: protein MSKVYQNILKQTDFQTPKDWLQIKTIDMHTGGEPLRIVVDGFPELKGSCVLDYRRYCKENYDTLRKALMFEPRGHADMYGCILLPPNDDEGDFGIIFLHNEGYSTMCGHAIIAISTLAIEMNWVNVKEGDNVLKIDAPCGRIVSYTSVKEGKVTGVRFHCVPSFVVGLDRVVDVKGIGKVTYDLAYGGAFYAYVDMAKNNFDFDLTTNNYRKLISTGMQIKHAVMNSDNEIEHPFEKDLSFLYGTIFVDNTKQASGVDSRNVCIFAEGEVDRCPTGSGVSGRMAIHKARKEIGCEETMTIESITGSVFTGSVVAEEDYGTFKAVIPQVEGTAYITGKHTFVIDPNDPMKDGFILR from the coding sequence ATGAGTAAAGTATATCAAAATATTTTAAAACAAACTGATTTTCAAACACCCAAAGATTGGTTACAAATAAAAACCATTGATATGCATACTGGAGGTGAGCCTTTACGTATAGTTGTAGATGGTTTTCCTGAATTAAAAGGGAGTTGTGTATTAGATTATAGAAGGTATTGTAAAGAAAATTATGATACTTTAAGAAAAGCCCTGATGTTTGAACCTAGAGGTCATGCAGATATGTATGGTTGTATTTTATTACCTCCTAATGACGATGAAGGTGATTTTGGAATTATCTTTTTGCATAATGAAGGGTATTCAACTATGTGCGGACATGCAATTATAGCCATTTCAACATTAGCTATAGAAATGAATTGGGTAAATGTTAAAGAAGGAGATAATGTATTAAAAATTGATGCGCCTTGTGGAAGAATAGTGTCTTATACTAGTGTTAAAGAAGGTAAAGTAACTGGAGTTCGTTTTCATTGTGTACCTAGTTTTGTAGTAGGTTTAGATAGGGTAGTAGATGTGAAAGGAATAGGTAAAGTAACTTATGATTTGGCTTATGGAGGTGCTTTTTATGCCTATGTAGATATGGCAAAAAACAATTTCGATTTTGACTTAACTACCAATAATTACAGAAAGTTAATTTCTACTGGTATGCAGATAAAACATGCTGTAATGAATTCGGACAATGAGATAGAACATCCTTTTGAAAAAGATTTAAGCTTTTTATACGGAACCATTTTTGTTGATAATACTAAACAAGCATCAGGAGTTGATAGTAGAAATGTATGTATTTTTGCAGAAGGAGAAGTTGATCGTTGCCCAACAGGTTCGGGAGTATCTGGACGTATGGCAATTCATAAAGCAAGAAAAGAAATTGGTTGTGAAGAAACTATGACCATTGAGAGTATTACAGGATCAGTATTTACAGGATCAGTAGTGGCAGAAGAAGATTATGGTACTTTTAAAGCTGTGATTCCACAAGTAGAAGGAACTGCTTATATTACTGGTAAACATACTTTTGTGATTGATCCAAATGATCCAATGAAAGATGGTTTTATATTAAGATAA
- the fumC gene encoding class II fumarate hydratase, producing MKYRIEKDTMGQVEVPADKYWGAQTERSRNNFKIGAPASMPLEVVYGFAYLKKAAAFTNCELGVLAEEKRDLIGQVCDEILAGKHDDQFPLVIWQTGSGTQSNMNVNEVVANRAHEIAGKVIGEGEKTIQPNDDVNKSQSSNDTFPTGMHIAAYKKIVEVTIPGIEQLRDTLQAKSEAFNDVVKIGRTHLMDATPLTLGQEFSGYVAQLNFGLKALKNSLVHLAQLALGGTAVGTGLNTPKGYDVLVAKYIAEFTGLPFVTAENKFEALAAHDALVETHGALKQLAVSLNKIANDIRLMASGPRSGIGEIIIPANEPGSSIMPGKVNPTQAEAITMVCAQVMGNDVAVTVGGTQGHYELNVFKPMMAANVLQSAQLIGDACVSFDVNCAAGIMPNHTRINELVNNSLMLVTALNTKIGYYKAAEIANTAHANGTTLKEEAINLGYVTAEEYDQWVKPEDMTGSLK from the coding sequence ATGAAATACAGAATCGAAAAAGATACTATGGGACAAGTAGAAGTTCCTGCTGATAAATATTGGGGAGCACAAACAGAACGTTCTCGTAATAACTTTAAAATCGGTGCTCCTGCTTCTATGCCTTTAGAGGTTGTTTACGGATTTGCTTATCTAAAAAAAGCAGCTGCTTTTACTAACTGTGAGTTAGGTGTTTTAGCAGAAGAAAAACGCGATTTAATTGGACAGGTTTGTGATGAGATTTTAGCTGGTAAACATGATGATCAATTTCCTTTAGTAATTTGGCAAACAGGTTCTGGAACACAATCAAACATGAATGTAAATGAGGTTGTTGCTAACCGTGCTCATGAGATTGCTGGAAAAGTGATTGGTGAAGGTGAAAAAACAATTCAACCAAATGATGATGTAAACAAATCGCAGTCATCAAACGATACTTTCCCGACTGGAATGCATATTGCTGCCTATAAAAAGATTGTGGAAGTTACTATTCCTGGTATTGAACAATTACGCGATACTTTACAAGCAAAATCTGAAGCTTTTAATGATGTAGTAAAAATTGGACGTACGCATTTAATGGATGCTACTCCCCTAACCTTAGGTCAAGAATTTTCAGGATATGTAGCCCAATTAAACTTTGGATTAAAAGCCTTAAAAAACTCTTTAGTTCATTTAGCTCAATTAGCATTAGGTGGAACTGCGGTAGGTACAGGTTTAAATACACCTAAAGGCTATGATGTTCTTGTAGCTAAATACATTGCTGAATTTACTGGATTACCATTTGTTACTGCTGAAAATAAATTTGAAGCTTTAGCTGCTCATGATGCATTGGTAGAAACACATGGTGCTTTAAAACAATTAGCCGTTTCTTTAAATAAAATTGCTAACGATATTCGCTTAATGGCATCCGGACCTCGTTCAGGTATTGGTGAAATTATTATTCCTGCCAATGAGCCTGGTTCTTCAATTATGCCAGGTAAAGTAAACCCAACTCAAGCAGAAGCTATTACCATGGTGTGCGCGCAAGTTATGGGGAATGATGTAGCAGTAACTGTTGGAGGTACTCAAGGTCATTATGAATTAAATGTATTTAAACCAATGATGGCTGCTAATGTTTTACAATCTGCCCAATTAATTGGAGATGCGTGTGTATCTTTTGATGTAAATTGTGCTGCTGGTATAATGCCTAATCATACAAGAATTAATGAACTTGTAAATAACTCATTAATGTTAGTTACAGCATTAAACACTAAAATAGGATACTATAAAGCTGCTGAAATAGCTAATACTGCGCACGCTAATGGTACAACTTTAAAAGAAGAGGCAATTAACTTAGGTTATGTTACTGCTGAGGAATATGACCAATGGGTAAAACCTGAAGATATGACTGGGAGTTTAAAATAA
- a CDS encoding DUF2306 domain-containing protein, with protein sequence MKKLLWILFGILCSLIGLYPITYFLIDRKFGLLASKSTELLSDNVWNIAFYAHIILGGLALLIGWLQFNKKLRKRNIKLHRLIGKIYTIAVLISGLGGLYIALFATGGIISGTGFFLLGIVWLTTTIFGFNAIKKGKVELHKKFMIYSYAACFAAVTLRIWLPLLIAGLGGFTVAYKIVAWLSWVPNILVAYWITRKSNAF encoded by the coding sequence ATGAAAAAACTACTTTGGATTTTATTTGGGATATTATGTTCGTTGATAGGTTTATATCCTATTACTTATTTTTTAATTGATAGAAAGTTTGGATTATTAGCTTCAAAATCGACAGAGCTTTTAAGTGATAACGTATGGAATATAGCTTTCTATGCTCATATTATACTTGGAGGGTTGGCATTATTAATAGGTTGGTTACAGTTTAATAAAAAGTTAAGAAAAAGAAATATTAAATTACATAGGTTAATTGGAAAAATTTATACCATTGCCGTTTTAATTAGTGGATTAGGAGGTTTATATATTGCCTTATTTGCTACAGGAGGTATTATTAGTGGAACTGGTTTTTTTTTATTAGGTATAGTTTGGTTAACCACAACCATTTTTGGTTTTAATGCTATTAAAAAAGGAAAAGTTGAGTTACATAAAAAGTTTATGATTTATAGTTATGCAGCATGTTTTGCAGCGGTAACTTTAAGAATTTGGCTGCCATTATTAATAGCAGGTTTAGGTGGTTTTACGGTAGCTTATAAAATAGTAGCATGGCTTTCTTGGGTTCCAAATATATTGGTAGCATATTGGATAACTAGAAAAAGTAATGCTTTTTGA
- a CDS encoding DoxX family protein, giving the protein MTKKMIITRKVVKIVFTLLVLVGALQYFFNHEMVKGMFTQINYPTYLIYPMGIVKILGLIAIWFRVPQTVKEWAYAGFFFNFLLAISAHIAVNDNEFYPATVALLFLITTYVLDRKVNR; this is encoded by the coding sequence ATGACTAAAAAAATGATCATCACGAGAAAAGTAGTAAAAATAGTATTCACCCTATTAGTATTGGTGGGAGCCTTGCAATACTTTTTTAATCATGAAATGGTAAAAGGAATGTTTACACAAATTAATTACCCTACCTATTTAATTTACCCAATGGGTATTGTTAAAATTTTAGGCTTAATTGCTATTTGGTTTCGAGTTCCACAAACAGTAAAAGAATGGGCATATGCTGGTTTTTTCTTTAATTTTTTATTAGCAATTTCAGCACATATAGCAGTAAATGATAATGAATTTTATCCTGCAACTGTTGCCTTACTATTTTTAATAACTACTTATGTTTTAGATAGAAAAGTAAATAGATAA
- a CDS encoding MarR family transcriptional regulator, with product MAKIDDDIKTNFENSRHRLIANIIHTGNWFRNTYSNFLKPFGISMQQFNILRILKGSNDWRNMNDVKSLMIDKTPNTTRLSDKLLEKELIERKRSDTDRRVVYVRITDKGLLLLENIDKKSDEIGLMDFLNNISVEEAQFSSDILDKLKE from the coding sequence ATGGCAAAAATAGATGACGACATAAAAACTAATTTTGAAAACAGTAGACACCGTTTAATAGCCAATATTATACATACTGGAAATTGGTTTAGAAACACCTATTCTAATTTTCTTAAACCATTTGGAATATCTATGCAACAATTTAATATTCTCAGAATTTTAAAAGGATCTAATGACTGGAGAAACATGAATGATGTTAAATCTTTAATGATAGATAAAACTCCTAATACTACACGATTATCTGACAAATTATTAGAGAAAGAATTAATAGAAAGAAAACGATCTGATACAGATAGACGAGTTGTTTATGTTCGTATTACCGATAAAGGGCTTTTGTTATTAGAAAATATTGATAAAAAAAGTGATGAAATAGGTTTAATGGATTTTTTAAACAATATTTCTGTTGAAGAAGCCCAATTCAGCAGTGACATATTAGACAAATTGAAGGAATAA
- a CDS encoding outer membrane beta-barrel family protein, translating into MKNITLLFLFLSASLFAQRPNFKGNIPKVKLTGKIIETQTQQPLEYATIILTHLKRKKVTGGVTDNNGNFEIEIPKGIYAVKVEFIGFKSKSLPNQKLFTDTNLGTITLSEDAETLEEVEIIAEKSTVEIRLDKKIYNVGKDMTVKGGNASDVLDNVPSVNVDAEGAVSLRGNENVRILIDGKPSALVGLNGTDALRNLPAEAIEKVEVITSPSARYDAEGTAGILNIILRKGKITGFNGSINTTVGIPTQFSFSPNLNYRTKKFNLFSNLGYSYRKGPGNSFSEFSYINRNTRTIDSTQVEDRVFDRKNNNFNASLGLEYYLTKNSSITGSFFYRNSKGDDVATNLTDRYLFTDTSLNLFKETRIETEEEDGTDTQYALNYTNNFDGKGKKLIIDLQYSNSEEQENSPVVVNNVLSEQNSQITNSQDYLIQIDYVHPIGENSQIELGHKSTLQDLFSDFKVRDQLGNPFQYDPSNAIEFKQNIYAFYAQYGNKINKFSYLLGLRTEITDIDLRVLTDNSFSDKNYTEWFPTVNLGYELNDTDNLTLGYSRRLRRPRYWFINPFESRSSATNIFKGNPDIDPTFTSSFDLGYTTKIKKLTLNSSIYYQYSTDIMQGISFREERIVNGKEQTVFVRTPVNLGTENRYGFEFTSNYSPARWARLSATFNYFKFNTEAFTYNYTDIQGANQSVILNEVNESSWFARFNSRITLPGKIQWQTRLMYRGPRSDAQSDRKGMFVTNLAFSKDLFKDKASLVLNVSDLFNTRKRENTTYFGGREMPTSISEGAFQWRERQISLSFTYRFNQKKKRERPSRQYDGGGEEFGG; encoded by the coding sequence ATGAAGAACATAACACTACTTTTTTTATTCCTTAGTGCTTCCTTATTTGCACAAAGACCCAATTTTAAAGGAAATATACCTAAAGTGAAGTTGACAGGAAAAATAATTGAAACCCAAACCCAACAACCTTTGGAATATGCAACTATTATTTTAACACACTTGAAAAGAAAAAAAGTTACTGGTGGAGTTACCGATAATAATGGTAATTTTGAAATAGAAATTCCAAAAGGAATCTATGCCGTTAAAGTTGAATTTATTGGTTTTAAATCTAAAAGCCTTCCTAACCAAAAATTATTTACTGACACCAATTTAGGTACTATAACATTAAGTGAAGATGCAGAAACTTTAGAAGAAGTTGAAATTATAGCGGAAAAATCTACTGTTGAAATCCGATTGGATAAAAAAATATATAACGTTGGTAAAGATATGACAGTAAAAGGAGGAAATGCAAGTGATGTGCTCGATAATGTTCCTTCTGTAAATGTTGATGCCGAAGGAGCCGTAAGTTTACGTGGAAATGAAAATGTACGTATTTTAATTGATGGTAAACCTTCTGCTTTGGTTGGACTTAATGGTACGGATGCTTTACGCAACTTACCTGCTGAAGCTATTGAAAAGGTTGAAGTGATTACTTCTCCATCTGCTAGGTATGACGCTGAAGGAACCGCAGGTATTTTAAATATTATTTTAAGAAAAGGTAAAATTACTGGTTTTAATGGTTCTATAAATACCACTGTAGGAATCCCTACTCAATTTAGCTTTTCACCCAACCTTAATTACAGAACTAAAAAGTTTAACTTATTTTCAAATCTAGGTTATTCTTATAGGAAAGGACCTGGTAATTCTTTTTCTGAGTTTTCTTATATTAATAGAAACACTAGAACTATTGATAGTACACAGGTAGAGGACCGTGTATTTGATAGAAAAAACAACAATTTTAATGCCTCTTTAGGTTTAGAGTATTATTTAACAAAAAATAGTTCTATTACTGGTTCTTTCTTCTATCGTAACTCTAAAGGCGATGATGTTGCAACGAATTTAACAGATAGATACTTATTTACAGACACTTCTCTAAATCTATTTAAAGAAACTCGTATTGAAACAGAAGAAGAAGATGGAACTGATACACAATACGCCCTAAATTATACAAATAATTTTGATGGAAAGGGTAAAAAATTAATTATTGACTTGCAATATAGTAATAGTGAAGAACAAGAAAATTCCCCTGTAGTAGTTAACAATGTTTTGTCTGAACAAAACTCACAAATAACAAATTCTCAGGATTATTTAATTCAAATAGATTACGTGCATCCTATTGGAGAAAATAGTCAAATAGAATTAGGGCACAAATCCACTTTACAAGATTTATTCTCTGATTTTAAAGTACGAGATCAATTGGGAAATCCTTTTCAGTATGACCCTTCTAATGCTATTGAGTTTAAACAAAATATTTATGCTTTTTATGCACAATACGGTAATAAAATAAACAAATTCTCTTATTTATTAGGACTGCGTACAGAAATTACTGATATTGACTTGAGAGTACTTACCGATAACTCTTTCTCCGACAAAAATTATACAGAATGGTTCCCAACTGTGAATTTAGGTTATGAATTAAATGACACTGATAATTTAACCCTTGGCTATAGTAGAAGACTTAGAAGACCTCGTTACTGGTTTATTAATCCTTTTGAGTCTCGTAGTTCTGCCACCAATATTTTTAAAGGTAACCCAGATATTGACCCTACTTTCACCAGTTCTTTTGACTTAGGTTATACTACAAAAATTAAAAAGCTTACGTTAAATTCTTCTATCTATTATCAGTATTCAACAGATATTATGCAAGGAATTTCTTTTAGAGAAGAAAGAATTGTAAACGGAAAAGAGCAAACTGTTTTTGTTAGAACCCCTGTTAATTTAGGTACCGAAAACAGGTACGGTTTTGAATTTACTAGTAATTATTCGCCTGCAAGATGGGCACGTTTATCAGCAACTTTTAACTATTTTAAGTTTAACACAGAAGCTTTTACTTATAATTATACAGATATACAAGGAGCTAATCAATCTGTTATATTAAACGAAGTTAATGAAAGTAGTTGGTTTGCTCGTTTTAATTCTAGAATTACCTTACCAGGAAAAATACAATGGCAAACTCGTTTAATGTACCGTGGACCAAGATCAGATGCTCAAAGTGACCGAAAAGGAATGTTTGTTACAAACTTAGCTTTTAGCAAAGACTTATTTAAAGACAAAGCTTCTCTTGTATTAAACGTAAGTGATTTATTTAATACTCGTAAAAGAGAAAACACAACTTATTTTGGAGGAAGAGAAATGCCTACTTCCATTTCTGAAGGTGCTTTTCAATGGAGAGAAAGACAAATTTCTTTAAGTTTTACGTACCGATTTAATCAGAAGAAAAAACGTGAACGCCCTAGTAGACAATATGATGGTGGCGGTGAAGAATTTGGTGGGTAA